One genomic segment of Falco peregrinus isolate bFalPer1 chromosome 7, bFalPer1.pri, whole genome shotgun sequence includes these proteins:
- the POMC gene encoding pro-opiomelanocortin, with product MLSVLWSSLPVVLGLLLWHPAGASGPCWESSKCQDLTSEAGIVACAAVCRADLSAEAPVYPGNGHLQPLSESIRKYVMSHFRWNKFGRRNSSSGEHKREGAAGGNPPPASLPAGPPSHHEEKQGTGLEREEGKRSYSMEHFRWGKPVGRKRRPIKVYPNGVEEESAESYPLEFRRDLPLGSTRPPPEEEEEEEEEGQEEEKAAGGSYRMCHLPWHVPLKDKRYGGFMTSEHSQTPLVTLFKNAIIKSTYKKGQ from the exons ATGCTGAGCGTGCTGTGGAGCAGCCTGCCcgtggtgctggggctgctgctctggcaccCTGCCGGTGCCAGCGGCCCatgctgggagagcagcaaaTGCCAGGACCTCACCAGTGAGGCTGGCATTGTG GCATGCGCCGCGGTGTGCAGAGCTGACCTGTCAGCCGAGGCGCCGGTCTACCCTGGGAACGGGCACCTCCAGCCCCTCTCCGAGAGCATCCGCAAGTACGTCATGAGCCACTTTCGCTGGAACAAGTTTGGCCGGAGGAACAGCAGCAGCGGGGAGCACAAaagggagggggcagctgggggcaaCCCACCACCCGCATCGCTGCCTGCGGGCCCGCCGTCCCACCatgaggaaaagcagggaaCTGGGCTGGAGCGGGAGGAAGGCAAACGCTCCTACTCCATGGAGCACTTTCGCTGGGGAAAGCCGGTGGGTCGCAAGAGGAGACCCATCAAGGTCTACCCCAATGGGGTGGAGGAAGAATCGGCTGAGAGCTACCCGCTGGAGTTCAGGCGGGATCTGCCGCTTGGCAGCACCAGGCCACCACccgaggaggaagaggaggaggaggaggaaggccaggaggaggagaaggcggCCGGTGGCTCCTACCGCATGTGCCATCTTCCCTGGCATGTGCCCTTGAAGGACAAGCGCTATGGGGGCTTCATGACCTCGGAGCACAGCCAGACCCCTCTAGTGACTCTCTTCAAAAATGCCATCATCAAAAGCACCTACAAGAAGGGGCAGTGA